TCGGCATGGGGGACATTCGCTGGGAGTGGAAAGTAGGCATGATTTTTCTGCCCGTGTTGGTCTACGGCCTGATGATGCTATCGTGCAAGTTTCCCATCAACGAACGTGTGGCCGCCGGCAGCTCTTACCGCGATATGCTGGCCGAGTTCGGCATTTTGGGCGCGCTGGTTGCCTTTCCGCTCATCGTGCGCGAACTGGGAAATGATTTCGGCCTGGGCAATCAGGTGCAGTTGGCGATTGCCGCCGTGATTGTGCTGGGCTTTGGTATTTTTGCCCGTTCGTTGGGCCGGCCGATGTTCATTTTTCTGTTGCTCATTATGTTTCCCTTGGCCACGACCGAATTGGGCACGGACAACTGGATTACCAGTTTGATGACCCCGGAAATGGAGTCGCTGGGTTACAACGCCGCTTGGGTGTTGGTTTACACCTCGGCGATTATGCTTATCTTGCGACTGGTCGCGGGGCCGATTGTACACAAGCTTTCGCCGCTGGGTTTGCTGACCGTGTGTGCGGCCTTGGCGGCCTGCGGTCTGATTTTTCTCTCCAAAGCGTCAGGGATGACAATTTTCGCCGCCGCCACGCTTTACGGAGTGGGTAAATCGTTCTTCTGGCCGACGATGCTGGGGGTGGTTTCGGAGCAATTTCCGAAAGGGGGCGCTCTCACGCTCAACGCCACGGGCGGCGTCGGCATGTTGGCCGTGGGCGTGCTGGGAATGCCTTTCATCGGCCTGCTGCAAGAAAAGGCTACAACCAATGAATTGAAACAGCAGCAGCCGGCCCTGTATGAAACCGTTAAGTCCAGCACCGCCAAACAGAGCGTCTTCGGCAGTTACGAATCCATCGATCCGGCGAACGTTAGCACGCTCCCCAAAGCCGATCAAGACACCATTGCCGCCACGGAGAAAGCGGCAAAAAAGGGCGCATTGGCCACGATGGCGATTTTCCCCTGCGTCATGTTCGTCTGTTATTTTATCCTGATCGTCTACTTCCGTTCCCAAGGCGGTTACCAGGCTCAAGTGTTAACCGGTCATGCCGCCCAGGACAAAGAGTTTACCGGCGGCACGGCAGGGCCCGGCGAAGGATGACGGTATTCCTCCAACCCTCTCTCCGTGGGAGAGGGTTGGAGGAGGATGTGGAATCCTTCGCGATTACCTCGACAGAATTAATTCATCACCCCGCCGCTCTGCTACAATATTCCCAGGAAAACACCGCTTCTGCGCAACTGTATTGCTGCGTTCTGAATCGTAATTTCTGCGGGCTGAATCGTAATGATCAGCCTCCGGACCCTGCGCCATCCGCGCTAAGGTATTCCAATCGGCAAAACCCATGTTCTGCAACGGCCAATCCATGCGTTGCCACATCACGACGAATACCTCTCGACGCAAGTGCTGTTCGACGCCGGCCAAGGGCCCCACGCTGAGCCGAATCTCATGCTCTGCGGTCGACATCCAGCAGCGGTCGAGCAGTTCGCCGGCCAGCCGCTCGATGACACGCTGCGCATCGCCGGCCAGTTGCGACAATCGCTGCAAAGCGCCGTCGATGTCCGGATTATACTTTTCGCGTAGTAGCGGAAGCAGTTCGTGGCGAAGTCGATTGCGGGTGAAATCGTGGCAGGCATTGCTGGAATCGACACGATATCGCTGGCCAAGCTCGTCCAAGTATTTCAGCACTTCATCACGAAGCAAGTTTAAAAGCGGGCGAATGGCCGACACCGCCGGCCCCAGCGGCCGTGCCCGCGGCATGCCTGCCAACCCAGCCAGACCGGTTCCGCGGAGAATGTTGAACAACACTGTTTCAATCTGGTCGTCCGCCGTGTGGGCGGTGGCCACATATCTGGCGCCCAATCGTTGGGCTGCGTGCTCGAAAAAATGGTAGCGGGCCTGGCGCGCGGCAGCTTCTACGCCATCGCCGCGCTGGGCAGCCAAATTCGCAACCTCAGCGGCTCCCTGTTCAAAAGGCAAATTCAATTGTCCGGCCAGCGCGGCGACAAACCTGGCATCGTCGTCGGCTTCGGGACGAAGCCGATGATTGAAGTGCGCCACGATCAGCCGGCCCGGCCCGCCAACTTCAGTCTTCACCACTTGCATAGCCCGAAGTAGCGCCACACTGTCGGGGCCGCCGGAAACTGCAATCATCACCGTGACATCGCGCCATTCGTGTGGCGGCCAACTGATGGCGAAATGCTGCTCAAAAGTCAATGGTTTGGCGTATTCCATGCACGAATCATAACCGGTTAGAATCGGCCACTCACCCCATGCCTGTGGACCTTCATCCCACGGCCGGCGGCACAACCGCCCAAAGCCTTGCGTCAGGGTTAGATGCTCAAACCGTTGTGAACCCATAAAAAACCGAGTTTTCCGCTGGTACAGGCAGTTAGCCCCTCCGTACCACGATGCAGGCATGTCTGCGGCGGCTTCAATCACTAAATCCAGTCGTCGGAATAGGTTGCCTCCAAAGCGTCCCACAACAATCCAGTTGCAGTTTGCAGCAACTTTGATAATATTCTAACAGTAGGCGGTTTTCGTGGCGTGGCTGGGCATGCCAAATGCTTCCAGCGACGAAACAGAATATCGTCGAACTGAGAAAACCTAAATCAGTTCGAGTGTTAGCGGCAGCTGGTCGGTGG
This genomic window from Pirellulales bacterium contains:
- a CDS encoding MFS transporter, with protein sequence MVNGNDRRLFWACWIALVATAFGFMIRGSLLDTWGAQFGLNEVQKGQISGAGIWPFAISIILFSLFIDKIGYGRAMVFAFVAHVTYAIIVICAPLVLAAPGASADAVAAGKQTGYWLLYIGNLIFALGNGTVEAVVNPVVATMFSRDKTKWLNALHAGWAGGLVLAGLIAIGMGDIRWEWKVGMIFLPVLVYGLMMLSCKFPINERVAAGSSYRDMLAEFGILGALVAFPLIVRELGNDFGLGNQVQLAIAAVIVLGFGIFARSLGRPMFIFLLLIMFPLATTELGTDNWITSLMTPEMESLGYNAAWVLVYTSAIMLILRLVAGPIVHKLSPLGLLTVCAALAACGLIFLSKASGMTIFAAATLYGVGKSFFWPTMLGVVSEQFPKGGALTLNATGGVGMLAVGVLGMPFIGLLQEKATTNELKQQQPALYETVKSSTAKQSVFGSYESIDPANVSTLPKADQDTIAATEKAAKKGALATMAIFPCVMFVCYFILIVYFRSQGGYQAQVLTGHAAQDKEFTGGTAGPGEG
- the tilS gene encoding tRNA lysidine(34) synthetase TilS → MGSQRFEHLTLTQGFGRLCRRPWDEGPQAWGEWPILTGYDSCMEYAKPLTFEQHFAISWPPHEWRDVTVMIAVSGGPDSVALLRAMQVVKTEVGGPGRLIVAHFNHRLRPEADDDARFVAALAGQLNLPFEQGAAEVANLAAQRGDGVEAAARQARYHFFEHAAQRLGARYVATAHTADDQIETVLFNILRGTGLAGLAGMPRARPLGPAVSAIRPLLNLLRDEVLKYLDELGQRYRVDSSNACHDFTRNRLRHELLPLLREKYNPDIDGALQRLSQLAGDAQRVIERLAGELLDRCWMSTAEHEIRLSVGPLAGVEQHLRREVFVVMWQRMDWPLQNMGFADWNTLARMAQGPEADHYDSARRNYDSERSNTVAQKRCFPGNIVAERRGDELILSR